A single region of the Bicyclus anynana chromosome 14, ilBicAnyn1.1, whole genome shotgun sequence genome encodes:
- the LOC112053894 gene encoding uncharacterized protein LOC112053894 encodes MFEDFPNAEFAGSRPWGVKALIHNHNMLVLPDLSVEGYTMCDAKQYLDLDHVKVALKSLARFHAAFAKHQTRVTAASDNYKLPENYTCFLKDQFCECPWLRATIKLTTNFLKEFATDIKHYPSDLDDCLRKWCIDACNSLREYENTLNVIIHKDLWANNIMFKYSADQPVNAVLVDFQCARYGPPAIDVMVFLYYTTSRKFREYYEKEVLNYYYSIFLEAIDESTERRLAMLNYDRQMFINLCDKLRPAGMIVPLAISPFILMSPQAAQESFDNPETFHEHFMVDRCGPVIAYARDNEYYKTRVLEIFEEFVERHLTVK; translated from the exons ATGTTTGAAGATTTTCCAAACGcagaat TTGCAGGTTCAAGGCCCTGGGGAGTGAAAGCTTTAATTCACAATCATAACATGTTAGTATTGCCCGATCTATCGGTGGAAGGCTATACGATGTGCGATGCCAAGCAGTATCTCGACCTGGACCATGTTAAGGTTGCCCTGAAATCTTTGGCTCGTTTCCACGCTGCATTTGCTAAGCATCAAACTCGAGTCACTGCAGCAAGCGATAACTATAAATTGCCCGAGAACTATACATGTTTTCTCAAAGACCAGTTCTGCGAGTGTCCATGGCTACGTGCTACTATTAAATTGACGACGAACTTTTTAAAGGAATTTGCTACAGATATCAAACACTATCCGTCGGACCTAGATGATTGTTTGCGAAAATGGTGCATAGACGCTTGCAATAGTCTAAGAGAATACGAGAATACCTTGAACGTAATAATTCATAAGGATCTGTGGGCAAACAACATTATGTTCAAATATTCCGCAGACCAACCCGTCAATGCCGTTTTGGTGGACTTCCAATGCGCTAGATACGGCCCGCCGGCTATCGATGTGATGGTGTTCCTTTACTACACTACGTCGAGGAAATTTCGTGAATATTATGAGAAGGAGGTTTTGAATTACTATTACTCGATCTTCTTGGAAGCTATCGACGAGTCTACTGAGCGTCGACTGGCCATGCTTAACTACGACCGCCAGATGTTTATCAATTTGTGCGACAAGCTTCGTCCCGCAGGAATGATAGTTCCACTCGCAATATCTCCCTTCATTCTGATGTCGCCACAAGCAGCGCAGGAATCATTTGACAACCCAGAGACCTTTCACGAGCATTTTATGGTCGACAGATGTGGTCCCGTGATCGCTTACGCCCGCGATAATGAGTATTACAAGACTAGGGTGCTGGAGATATTCGAAGAATTTGTTGAACGGCATCTcactgtaaaataa